The Castanea sativa cultivar Marrone di Chiusa Pesio chromosome 4, ASM4071231v1 sequence CTTCAACCATGTCAAATCTGACATTCTGCAATCTTTCAACttgttctttaagttctttattGGCATGGCTTAAAGTAATTACTTCCTCTTTGACCCCGGCCATTATCTTACTCTGCAACAGCACAAAAGGAAAACATTAGTAATTTATTACTCTAGAAGAATTCTGAAGGTTTTTCCAATTCTCAGTCCTCCAGGATACAGGATTTGTTTTGAATTCAGATTAAACTGGGGAGCAATATTTGGCTAAAATTTAagtataatttgttataaatatttcTGAGATGGTTTGGGGCATGATACAGGTAGCACCTTCCATTCCAATAtatacaggaaaaaaaatgctgTGATAATTTAGGTACATTCCAACTTGTGATATCATGTGAAGCATTGAAATATGATTAGAATTACATTCGCAAAAGCATATTGCTGTTATTGCTTTATTCAAAAAGCAGGCATAACAGTGgaatttctttaaaattcaGATAATTAAAGTGGTTCTTAAACATAAGAAACTTGTACACACATACATTTATGTACTATAACTGATAGTAAAGGGCATGAATCTCATATGCAGACTAACTAAACGAAATACAGGATTTAAATTGTATCTACCTCTTTCATGTTGGAAAGAGCTGCTATTCTTTCTTTAGCAGCAATCAACTTAACTCCTAATTCCCTCTTTTCTAACTCAAGCTCTTTTTTCCTCCTCTTCATTTCTGCAATTTCTAGCTCAACATCTTTAACATCTTCAAGCTCCTTCTCAACAATGGTATCTCTAAAAGAGATTTCACCACTTTGAAAGTTGGAAACTTGTTCTTGGAGCACAATCAACCGTCCCTTTACACTGCTTGCACTGGCATCCATCTTCTCTTGCAATCCCTTTAACATCTTCTTTGCCATTTCTAGCTGCTTCTCTGCCACTAAACCCTGTTTGATTTCTTCATGAAGCTTCTTTCTCTCATCCTGCAATGAATCAACAGCCATCTTTAGCATGTTAATCTCGGCGGTTTTGGCCTCTAATTGCCTTTGCAACTGGCCAATGTATGATTGCCGTTCTTTAAGACCATGATATTCAAACAGTTTCCTTTCAAGGATCTCTTTCCTTTGCTCCAGTTCCTTCTCTAGACTCTGTAACAGCCCTTTCTCAATCACAATGCTCAATTCCTTGTCAGGTATCAGAAGCTTAAAATCCCCAGATCCTCTTTTCCTTGCCTTCAagttttgtttcattttatttatgattattttactctcttcctcctcttcatcctgcaaaatgtaaaatttattgttaaattcttaaaatttaactAGTTAActacttttgtgtgtgtgtgtgtgtgtgtgttccagagagagagagagaactaaaACCCTGGAATATTCAAGTTGCTCTTCCTCCTTTTCTTCAATCTGTTGCTGTTTGAGTTCCGATTCATGGGCTTCTGAGTTCATTATGCATCATTGAAATAATAAGCCACTGTTTTGTGGAAGCAGTAAAGAAGcataataaaaatcattatgcaattgacaaaaaaaaactctataagCACCTGAAAGTTCAATCACAGTGTTCTGCTTCATGGACGATCCTATGTTTATCtgtgaaaatgaaaatgcagcaactgaagcaaCAACCAGGCAGCTTACTTTGACTAACATGTAGTGTTTTTGCTGAATCTGATTATCAAGTAGTTGTGCACAAGTTAGAACAGATTAAAGCTGTACATGTACCGTGAAACTCTTTTAAGTTTCCATGAGATTTCACCATCACAGTATTCTTATCAAATGTAAGTCACAACTCAGTAGCTCATCAGCAAGTTGTGGCTGATTTTTGTCGGGACAGTGACATTAAAGACTTTCACTTCGAATGAAGccaaagaagaaggaaaaaaaagttaaaagggACTTTGATATAATGCCAAAGTTATTGAAAGGCCATGGTTTTGTTTGGATATCACATTTGCATGCAAATTagtatgagattttttttcccccaagaTACTATTGAGAATTTTTTATACGTATCTAAATaagctataatatttttattcaatgattTAATAAGCTCTAATTTCCTATGATCTTGTATGGTTTAGACAACATATAAACTAGATATGTTAGTTGCAGAATCACATTATGGGACCAGGACCTGTCCAATTCCGAGAGAACAATGCTTTGCATTTTCGAGAAGACGAGCATGATATTTGCAAATTAAATTGGGAAGGAATGAATGTAAAGGATCATTAATGTTTGTGGTCCATATGTAAATGCAAATTATCCGCAACTTCACAATATAAAAGTGACGACTCATAATATACGAGACGACTAAGGAAGATTTCTAggatatttaatattttaaagccAATGTCCCACAAAAATGTGTGATATTTGTAAGTTCCctggagagagagacagagagagaataCTCCAATATTTATCTTAAACTTGTCATTGATATTttaacctttctttttttgatacctagttgatattttaattttaaatgttaaatgATCCAGACAGCAACACCAATAACAGAGACTTCTCCGGTGAACACAAACAAAATGTTAAAGATCTCCACTAACTAAATCTTAGCTAAAAAAAtcccgagagagagagaacgaatAGTCCCAATCCTTCATAGTACCTTCTCGttcttattaaattttaaggTCTCCACtatcttaatttaaaaattaaaaaaaaaaaaaaaaaactctagattttgcttttcaaaataattactCTAGACATAGAGGCATGTTTATTTCAACATTTAACTTATTGTTGTAGGTTTCAATTagcttaattaataaaaaaaatttagttgtcGAATAAAAGATATAAGGTTTAAACTTCGCttataccaaaaaccaatttttttttttaaagagttttaacctcagatcttttattcaaccattagagactttactagttgaattAATTAGAACCTacacaccaaaaatcaattagtatcttaatttgataataaaaaaattatcataaaatggacaccataggttgaatttctatattttttaaaaaaagaatctcTAACTTCTAAATATTTTCTTAGGACACTTGAGGTATAGTGGTAtgcatttttttccctttgctaTTTTAAGAGTTGagttttaatcattttatagcaaattagacttatttattataatgtaaatCATTGTTTGAcgttcatttttattttttggggtcCTCATGGTCAACAACATCTTGTACAAGCTGATTTCAAAGGTCTTGgcaaaccattttaaaaaaaaatttccccagGTAATCTCGAATTCCCAAAGTGCCTTCCAATCATATAAGTCTATCTTAGACAATATTCTTGTGGCATTTGAAACACTGTATCACATGAAGAAAAGATCTAATGGAAAAACGGGCTTCATAACACTGAAATTagatatgagtaaggcttaTGATAGAGTGGAATGAAGTTTCCTATTGAAGCTTATGGAGATAATGGGTTTTAATAATAGATGGATCGATCTCATTTTAGCTTGCATCAGTATGGTGACTTACTCCATCCTAGTAAATGGCGAACCCAAGGGTAATATTGTTCCCACCAGAGGTATAAGACAAGCTGGCCCATTATCcatttacctctttttattatgCTTTGAAGGTTGACAGGTCTCATTAAGCAAGCAgtccaagaaaataaattagaggCTTCTCTCTTTTGCAAGAATGATCCaaaaatttctcatttgttttttgCTAATGATAGTTTGCTCTTTTGCCGTGCTCAAATGGGAGATATACAGAGTATATAAAGCATTCTAGCCTCTTACAAAAAGGCTTTGGGGAAGCAGATAAATAAAGCAAAGATGACACTCTTTTTTAGCAAGAATGTCTCCATAGCCACCAAAAATTCAATCAAAGATTTTCTTGAGATTAAGGAATATGAGAAATATCTTGGCCTGCTAGTGGTGgtgggaaaaaataaaagggcCAATCTAAACTTTGTCAAAGATAGAGTTTGGGGTAAAATCCAGAGGTGGAAAGAGAAATTGCTATCACAAGTAGGTAAAAAGATTTTTCTAAATGGCAGTAGTATAAGCCATACCTACTTTTGCCATGAGTTGTTTTCAACTTCTGGTGGGTCtatgtaaaaatattgaatCCATGATcagaaaattttggtggggacagcatgtggagagaagaaaaattcattggaaaaGTTGAGAGACTTTATGCCAAccagaagaagaaggtggtatGGGCTTTAAGGATTTATGTAAATTCGATGAAGCAATGCTAGCAAAATAGGCGTGGAGATTGATCCATGACACTAATTCGTTGTTTTATAAAGTTTTCAAGGCAAAATACTTTCCACGTGGATCAATATTCGAAGCAAAACAAAATTCCGGATCTTATGCTTGAAAAAGCATTTTGAAAGCAAGAAAAGTTGTATCTTAGGGTGCAAAATGGCGTGTTGGGGATGGTTATGATATTCGAATCGTTGAGGATAAATGGCTACCTGGAATCAGTGGGGGTCAGGTCCTATCTCCTAGTATATCCTTGCCAAGATCTAGTACTGTCTCTCTTCTCATTGATCCGGAAACAAAGGGATAGGACTCTCTTaattgatacaattttttttccttttgaagccCAGCAAATTAAGGCTATTCCTTTATGCTCTACTCCTCAAAGAGACTTCCTATTTTGGCCATTGGATAGACGAGGGGAGTATACAGTAAGAACTGGATACAAGATGCTCTGTGAAGATAATAGATGGGAGGaagcttcttcttcaaatcgAGGGAACAGAACATCTTTTTGGAGAGGCATATGGAAGCTgacacactacaacaaaatgtatttttagtgaggaaaaaattcgtcactaaaagtccagttttttgtcactaaaaacctttagcgacgaaatcggacttttagtgacgaaactcatttcgtcCCTGAAACCCCGTTGCTAAAAGTCCtagcgacgaaaattttcgtcactaaaagtcctatttgttttaaaaagaaaaaacttttagcgacgaaaatatttcgtcgctaaatgttttccgcgctaaaaacactattcagtgacgaaaatatttcgtcaataaaaacacttcagtttattaaatcatatttagtgacgaacaatttcgtcactaaaactattttcgggtacatatagcgacgaaaaaatttgtcactaaaactatttttaagaaaatccaggcacatatagtgacgaaaattttcgtcactaaaaccatttcttacaaaattttgctacatttagcaacgaaatatttcgtcactaaaacaatgTTTTGTTGCAATatttgtgacgaaaaaatttgtcactaaaacttattttctgtttttatttttttcataactttgatattaacctgtaacctgtcattacattattaaaacctcaaatttgaacaacacatttataaaaaaagatctatacattccacaagtaaaaaatgaaagaagcatccaattcaaactccttccatagaataaaagtttgcaatacatacaataactcaagatgttttataacaatacaaaaagtgtagcataatataattagaactaatgaaagatgtcctcatatgttttcaagtaatgccaaaagtaaatctcctaaaagccaccaataagaaatctgcacaaatataaaaacaatactacattaaaatcataaagtaaaaacattaactatgttataaaaaacatttctaacaatgcattaacagtagccacaccaatgaattaaaatcacaactcctaatttataagttgtagaaagcaaatatagattttcaaatgtaatataaagtactaaccaataagtgttttaacttgaagataaaccacccccataggtaagagcatcatcatgacccttgctcctcaaaaagttaagaatattctgttggacctcttcttgcttagctcGTGCCTCTTGCTCCCTAGCTCGTGCCTCTTGCTCCCTAGCTCGCTCCCTAACTCgctcctcttggtccctagctcttgcctctttgagctcaattatctcattttctagccGTTGGATATACTCCACCGAGGAACTAGATGAAGCGGTGGttactagagaagaagaaggtctcatgccaagtccttttacaataccggacttcttcttaaaaatcaagtttgagatctcctcttgtgtaaggggaattgcattaggatcttgacaatgatcctcttgcactttgagaatagtttcctgtcatttgaaagagagaaagaaacaaagaatcacaacattaatactACATATGTTATGGCTTTACAAACATGATAGAAATGGAATGATAGGGATGGAATGCTACACATACATATGTCACTTCATCCTCATGGTGTATccacatatttgtatttggattgaaatgaacatctttgaagatttttgccaatttagGAACTTGACCGCCATTATTATTTGTCTGATTAATTAACATTAGAGGGTTAGATAGATATAGTTAATTAACCACAACATGTAATAtattgagatttaagaaaatgaaaaaaacattcacctcctcatcaaccctaacagcaagtgcctttgtcccgcatctatgtttgcctgaagttttcttcctattttcagagttctttcttgatttttcctaATACAGAATATTCAAGATACTTATTAAATCATGAATAAAACAGTATACATTTACTTCATCTAAGTATTAAGTTAATCATTTGACAATATAATATAGTAAACATTGGATAATAAAAATAGACGCATAAATAATTTACCAGCTAATCCTTATTAGTCCATTTCCCATCAATGAGTCTAGTCCACTGCTCAAGTGTGGTATTCTTTGGCGGGTGGCTTCTTGCATAGTCAGCACCATGAGATTCTACAAGCTTTTTATAAGTTTGATGCAACTTGTTAGAGTTGCAATTTAATAATCttccacattttgtatttaatgcttTTGTTACCAAGTTGGAATCTCCGTGTAGCTCAAACTGATCTTGTAAAATGAAGTGtatatgaattataaaaatattattataaaaatttaatatgcttaatGAAAACAAAGACAAGTTAGACGTTATTAATGTAAAATTACCGCTATATTTTGAAGCACCACATCTCTAGTAGCAACATCAacacttttccaatttttcacattGTAATTAGACAAATTACTTCGCACTTGTACGCCAATTTGATTGACAAGCTTGCAGGCATTCTCCCCAACAGGAGCATCGTACTCTGCAACTATACGTACTGGCAGCTTACCACTTTTTTCAACAAGTGCCCGTACTGCTATACCTCGTGTTGTTTCATGAGTATTTCTGCTAGCCGATCCTATTTAAACATTATCAATGTTAAATTAAGTGAAGTATAATCTCAATAGTAAATTAAGTGAAGTATAATCTCTATGTAATTACCAGTCGTGCTAGTTAATGCATCGATAGCCTGCGCCTCTGCACTAGAAGAACTTTGGGCAAGAGGATTTGCCTCAGGAGGTGTTTTCATAGATTGAACCGTAGATTGGACCACCGGAATAGATGCCTCACCTCGCGAGCGTGTAAGCCTCACCTCGCGAGCGTGTAAACCGTCCTGGtgccaccttataacaccatgcaagccacctgcttgctccaacacaacaacccaccacaaaaccaatcacaaacgtCACAAGTatagtgtttacaagtattgaaatcacttaaagtactattcatcacatctaatcaacaaattccattcacatttgcaagaaactaaaaactctccaaatatgaatttaaaccaccttataacaccatgcaagccaccttcttgctccaacacaacaatccaccacaaaaccaatcacaaacatcacaagtatagagtgtttacaagtattgaaatcaattaaaatattattcatcacatctaatcaacaaattccattcacatttgcaagaaactaaaaacactcccaatgtgaatttaaaccaccttatcacaccatgcaagccacccgcttgctccaacacaaaaacccaccacaaatccaattttcaacATCACTAGTTTAAAgtttacaagtattaaaatccaataaagtaatattcatcacGTCTAATTAAtaatactcattcacatttgcaagaattgaaaaaacactcccaatatgaatttaaaccaccttataacaccatgcaagccacccgcttgctccaacacaacaacccaccacaaaactaatcacaaacatcacaagtatatagtgtttacaagtattaaaatcaattaaagtattattcatcacatctaatcaacaaattccattcacatttgcaagaaactaaaaacactcccaatgtgaatttaaaccaccttatcacaccatgcaagccacccgcttgcttcaacacaaaaacccaccacaaattcaattttcaacatcacaagtataaagtttacaagtattgaaatctaataaaataatattcatcatatctaatcaacaatactcattaacatttgcaagaaatgaaaaatactCCCAATATTAATTTAAACCAGCTTATAATAcctgtggggtcatggattttgggatttggccgagagcatgtggttttggccgagaagcatgggtcgtccgagtccgaggagtactatctcctcggactaaaGTTAAACGCAAATCTaagtatagatcctaatgattaaagatgacctttcaggaagttctaatgatagcaacgagcaccatgaatgtacaagagggataagggctcaaaaatatctaaggggaagctgctaccactgcattaatgaggaagtgacctctgaacagtattatggcagccttacaacCACcctagaagacttttagagggggctgatgggacaagtatcagcataaaccatcaactgtccacatgtagtccacatgtagggtaa is a genomic window containing:
- the LOC142632059 gene encoding protein CHUP1, chloroplastic-like — its product is MLVKVSCLVVASVAAFSFSQINIGSSMKQNTVIELSEAHESELKQQQIEEKEEEQLEYSRDEEEEESKIIINKMKQNLKARKRGSGDFKLLIPDKELSIVIEKGLLQSLEKELEQRKEILERKLFEYHGLKERQSYIGQLQRQLEAKTAEINMLKMAVDSLQDERKKLHEEIKQGLVAEKQLEMAKKMLKGLQEKMDASASSVKGRLIVLQEQVSNFQSGEISFRDTIVEKELEDVKDVELEIAEMKRRKKELELEKRELGVKLIAAKERIAALSNMKESKIMAGVKEEVITLSHANKELKEQVERLQNVRFDMVEELVYQRWIRTCLRLEMQNHANQLGKTSKCDSRKDSSKKSHEKTKPVMSDPGFGSIFSNSSTESDEMDSATIDSSSSNQRSSAKRLGVIHNIKRWGRSKDDSSAVLSHSQAWSSRGNSLSRTGLFRRFSMSIIPSNTPMRRTKGISPVGSLSENIEVHDSNKSLKRPTFQRARRVSFNDSVKSVESTYQSTPKSVEEMLDEKEISAKRFGHSSNMNSGPICSNKFEGVKHEPSSATLTIVKDNHSSGTTEELKNNDSINLHVGSRTEIAPGDKLHSMMSEVLPLDNRDKSHVLVNIVAALFFIFVLFRLSFC